From one Geoalkalibacter halelectricus genomic stretch:
- the ltrA gene encoding group II intron reverse transcriptase/maturase, with protein sequence MSLARVTHQMPGLPGRIGRGAGEAEPEPVRGETRTARDGDGSSGREDLLRQVLARENMARAWKRVKANGGSAGVDGRSIAETAEHLKTHWPTIREAILNGTYRPEPVRRVRIPKSGGGERELGIPTVTDRLIQQALLQVLQARIDPTFSEHSYGFRPGRRAHDAVRMARRHVQEGYRVVVDVDLERFFDRVNHDILMERLSRRIEDKAVLRLIRHYLAAGVMDGGVVMERHEGTPQGGPLSPLLANVLLDEVDRELERRGHRFVRYADDCNVYVRSRRAGERVLAGLRRFYARLHLRVNEAKSTVAPASSRKFLGYSLWYGPGGQVRYRVAKKALETFKQRIRQITRRSCGRSLPEVAERLRSYLPGWKRYFQLAQTPKVFRELDEWIRHRLRALQLKHWRRGKTMYRELLALGASEIDALRVARNSRRWWRNSRLALNRAMPIAHFDRIGVPRLS encoded by the coding sequence ATGTCGCTCGCACGCGTCACGCACCAGATGCCCGGATTGCCGGGGCGCATCGGAAGAGGGGCAGGTGAAGCCGAGCCCGAACCGGTTCGTGGTGAAACGCGGACGGCGCGAGATGGAGACGGGAGCTCGGGGCGCGAGGATCTGTTGCGGCAGGTTCTGGCGCGAGAGAACATGGCTCGGGCGTGGAAGCGCGTCAAAGCCAACGGCGGCAGTGCCGGGGTGGACGGGCGGTCAATCGCGGAAACGGCGGAACACCTCAAGACTCACTGGCCAACGATTCGGGAAGCGATTCTGAACGGGACCTACCGGCCGGAGCCGGTCAGGCGCGTGCGGATTCCAAAGTCCGGCGGCGGCGAGCGGGAACTGGGGATACCGACGGTGACGGATCGACTGATCCAGCAAGCCCTCCTGCAAGTTTTGCAAGCGAGGATCGACCCGACATTCTCCGAACACAGCTACGGGTTTCGCCCCGGACGCCGGGCGCACGATGCGGTGCGCATGGCGCGACGCCACGTGCAGGAAGGATATCGCGTGGTGGTGGATGTGGATTTGGAGAGGTTCTTTGACCGGGTCAATCACGACATCCTGATGGAACGGCTATCGAGACGGATCGAGGATAAGGCCGTGCTGCGGCTGATCCGACATTACCTTGCGGCCGGGGTGATGGATGGTGGTGTGGTCATGGAACGGCACGAGGGGACGCCGCAAGGCGGCCCGTTGTCGCCGCTATTGGCCAATGTACTGCTCGACGAGGTGGATCGGGAACTGGAGCGGCGCGGTCATCGCTTTGTTCGCTACGCCGACGACTGCAACGTGTACGTGCGCAGCCGTCGTGCGGGCGAGCGCGTGTTGGCCGGTCTGCGCCGATTCTACGCCCGGCTCCATCTAAGGGTCAACGAAGCCAAGAGCACCGTGGCACCGGCCTCTAGCCGCAAGTTTCTGGGATACAGTCTCTGGTATGGTCCCGGCGGTCAGGTCAGGTACCGAGTTGCAAAGAAGGCACTGGAGACCTTCAAACAGCGCATCCGGCAAATCACGCGCCGCTCATGCGGGCGGAGTCTGCCGGAAGTGGCGGAACGCCTCAGGAGTTACCTGCCCGGCTGGAAGCGCTACTTCCAGCTGGCGCAGACGCCGAAGGTGTTCCGGGAACTCGACGAGTGGATACGGCACCGGTTGCGGGCATTGCAACTCAAGCACTGGCGGCGGGGAAAGACGATGTACCGGGAGCTGTTGGCATTGGGTGCGTCAGAGATAGACGCCCTAAGGGTTGCGAGGAACAGTCGCCGGTGGTGGCGTAACAGCCGTCTGGCACTGAACCGCGCCATGCCGATTGCCCACTTCGACCGGATCGGTGTTCCCCGGCTCTCATAA
- a CDS encoding IS1182 family transposase, translating to MMTKRDHVQLKAELVMLEQLVKEDHLLRKIEKHVSFRFIYDLVEDYYADTMGRPSIDPVVLFKMSLIQALYGIPSERRLAEEIHHNMAYRWFLGYGITDTIPDHTTISYNRTGRFKDAKVYEEIMNEVVLLAMENKLVSGKIFYTDSTHIRANASNSKYTNEEKEITVSEDESLLTLVNEKRETKGQKSLKPAADKVIRKNTKISTTDPSSGYMHRDRKPVGFYHLIHGTVDGENNIILGLSVTPGNVHDATVYIENLDEIFETLKIIPTYVGADAGYFNLNVLEALVERNLTPVIGPRKYAGKKGKKSKYWFEYDPQRDEYTCFEGQVLRYVTTTREGYVEYRSDPEICRNCPKREKCLYESNTEGVIEENQSRTIRRHIKEHYADEVRAFMKTPEGKALYQRRKETVERVFADMKELSGMRYAHYRGSEGVKAQALLTATALNVKKIATILDKRG from the coding sequence ATGATGACAAAGAGAGACCATGTTCAGCTAAAAGCCGAATTAGTGATGTTGGAACAGCTGGTAAAAGAAGACCACTTACTGAGAAAGATCGAAAAACATGTTTCTTTTAGATTTATCTATGATCTAGTAGAAGACTACTATGCCGATACCATGGGCCGGCCATCCATTGATCCAGTGGTACTGTTCAAGATGTCCCTGATCCAGGCACTGTATGGCATCCCTTCAGAAAGAAGATTAGCCGAAGAAATCCATCATAACATGGCCTACCGCTGGTTTTTAGGTTATGGCATCACCGATACCATCCCCGACCACACCACCATCAGCTACAACAGGACAGGGCGGTTTAAAGATGCGAAGGTGTATGAAGAGATCATGAACGAAGTGGTGCTTCTGGCAATGGAAAACAAACTGGTATCAGGAAAAATCTTTTACACCGATTCAACCCATATCCGAGCCAATGCCAGCAATTCAAAATACACAAACGAAGAAAAAGAAATCACCGTCTCAGAAGATGAGTCCTTACTGACACTGGTCAATGAGAAAAGAGAAACCAAAGGACAGAAATCCTTAAAACCGGCAGCTGATAAAGTTATTCGGAAAAACACTAAAATCAGTACCACCGATCCCTCCAGCGGATACATGCACAGAGATCGCAAACCTGTGGGCTTCTACCATTTAATACACGGCACTGTTGACGGTGAGAACAACATCATCCTGGGACTAAGCGTCACACCCGGAAACGTCCATGACGCCACCGTTTACATCGAAAACCTGGATGAAATATTTGAAACCCTGAAAATCATTCCCACTTATGTGGGTGCAGATGCAGGCTACTTTAACCTCAATGTCTTAGAAGCACTGGTGGAAAGAAATCTGACACCTGTCATTGGACCAAGGAAGTACGCTGGTAAAAAGGGCAAGAAAAGCAAATACTGGTTTGAATATGATCCTCAGCGGGACGAATACACCTGCTTTGAAGGGCAGGTTCTCAGGTACGTCACCACGACGCGAGAAGGATATGTCGAGTACCGCAGCGATCCTGAAATATGCAGAAATTGTCCTAAACGGGAAAAATGCCTCTACGAAAGCAACACTGAAGGCGTCATAGAAGAAAATCAATCACGAACCATCAGGCGTCACATCAAAGAACATTATGCCGATGAAGTGAGAGCTTTTATGAAGACGCCGGAGGGAAAAGCGCTCTACCAAAGGCGTAAAGAAACCGTTGAACGGGTCTTCGCCGATATGAAAGAATTAAGCGGGATGCGATACGCTCACTATCGTGGGTCAGAGGGAGTTAAAGCACAGGCGCTGTTAACGGCGACTGCGCTTAATGTGAAAAAAATTGCCACCATCCTTGATAAAAGGGGATAG
- a CDS encoding acetate--CoA ligase family protein: MLGAQDVALKLAPINEQEAWHMLEKLKSYPLLDGYRGGEKLPVNELVEMMTGFSTMLQEIPAICEVDLNPVAWDQQRNQFMALDCRIRV; encoded by the coding sequence ATGCTGGGCGCACAGGATGTTGCACTTAAGCTGGCTCCGATCAATGAGCAGGAGGCTTGGCATATGTTGGAAAAACTAAAAAGCTACCCATTGCTGGATGGTTACCGGGGAGGCGAAAAGCTGCCGGTAAACGAGCTGGTAGAAATGATGACCGGCTTCAGCACCATGTTACAGGAAATACCAGCAATCTGTGAGGTAGACCTAAACCCGGTTGCCTGGGACCAGCAACGCAATCAGTTTATGGCATTGGATTGCCGCATAAGGGTTTGA
- the istB gene encoding IS21-like element helper ATPase IstB, whose translation MLTRLQLIAIREQLDSLLDEVARRDFNFREALAFLCEAEVAYKDQRRIRMGTSIAKFPFVRTLDGFDFEAQPSLDPKQIRELATCRWVANGDSVLLLGPPGVGKSHLAVALGREAIRCGYSTLFITATALMTSLSKAHLDGKLEERLMHFGKPKLLIIDEIGYLPFETNAAHLFFQLASRRYERGSLLLTSNRSVGEWGEVFGDPVVATAILDRVLHHSHVVTIRGESYRLREKRRSGLLQTAHQTSTPTPGGQF comes from the coding sequence ATGCTCACGCGCCTTCAACTCATCGCCATCCGTGAGCAACTCGATAGCCTGCTCGATGAGGTCGCCCGGCGCGATTTCAACTTCCGTGAAGCCCTGGCTTTCCTCTGTGAAGCGGAGGTCGCCTACAAAGATCAACGACGTATCCGCATGGGCACCAGCATCGCCAAGTTTCCTTTCGTACGCACCCTGGACGGTTTCGACTTCGAGGCTCAGCCTTCCCTCGATCCGAAGCAGATCCGAGAACTGGCAACTTGCCGATGGGTGGCCAACGGCGACAGTGTGCTGCTGCTCGGACCGCCTGGTGTTGGCAAATCCCATTTGGCAGTCGCTTTGGGACGCGAGGCGATCCGCTGCGGCTACTCGACGCTGTTCATTACCGCCACGGCCCTAATGACGAGCCTCTCCAAAGCTCATCTGGACGGCAAGCTGGAAGAGCGTTTGATGCATTTTGGCAAACCCAAGCTACTCATCATCGACGAAATCGGCTATCTGCCATTTGAGACCAATGCCGCCCATCTGTTTTTCCAACTCGCTTCGCGCCGTTATGAGCGCGGCAGCCTTCTGTTGACCAGCAACCGCAGTGTTGGCGAATGGGGCGAGGTTTTTGGCGATCCGGTCGTGGCCACCGCCATCCTCGACCGGGTCTTGCATCATAGCCATGTCGTCACAATCCGAGGCGAAAGCTATCGTCTGCGGGAGAAGCGCCGCTCGGGCCTTTTGCAAACAGCCCACCAAACATCAACCCCAACCCCGGGGGGTCAATTCTGA
- the istA gene encoding IS21 family transposase, translated as MQNMRYMVPVFNAEKTRDLMQTPDDVAAMLRLHVLGWGAKRIARELGISKNTVKHYLRQGGWSAYRSPSRSKALDGLESWLEQCFIQHGGNADVVRQELARVHGISVSLRTVERGVQPFRQQLVAAARATLRFETPPGRQLQIDFGTARVTIGPEVVRISLFVATLGYSRRPFVAAFTHERQSAWLAGIEGAFAHFGGIVEQVLLDNPKALVLRHDPQTREVSFNERFIAFARYWGFTPRACAPYRARTKGKDESGVKYVKRNAIAGRSFASWEELQSHLTRWMREVADVRVHGTTGERPIERFERDERKALRPLNGRPPFQQSRELRRRVASDACVEADTNAYSVPWRLIGQQVSVQIAETELVVFQGTQEVARHPVCAGRRQRVINPSHLVGIVGMAPRALVASDPPDLPRPPQPSPLLRPLAEYEAVAGGAW; from the coding sequence ATGCAAAATATGAGATACATGGTCCCCGTTTTTAATGCCGAGAAGACGAGGGACCTTATGCAGACACCTGATGACGTGGCCGCGATGTTGCGGCTACATGTGCTTGGCTGGGGTGCCAAGCGCATCGCCCGGGAATTGGGCATCAGCAAGAACACCGTCAAGCACTACCTTCGCCAGGGCGGTTGGAGCGCCTATCGGTCACCCTCCAGAAGCAAAGCCTTGGATGGTCTGGAGTCGTGGCTGGAGCAGTGCTTTATCCAGCATGGCGGAAACGCCGATGTGGTGCGTCAGGAACTGGCCCGTGTGCATGGCATCAGCGTGTCGCTGCGCACGGTGGAGCGTGGCGTCCAGCCGTTTCGGCAGCAGCTTGTAGCGGCGGCCAGGGCCACATTACGCTTCGAAACGCCGCCGGGGCGCCAGCTTCAGATTGATTTCGGCACCGCCCGGGTAACCATTGGCCCTGAGGTCGTGCGCATCTCTTTGTTCGTGGCCACCCTGGGATATTCACGCCGTCCCTTCGTTGCCGCCTTCACCCATGAGCGCCAGTCGGCCTGGTTGGCGGGAATCGAGGGCGCTTTTGCTCACTTCGGCGGCATTGTCGAGCAGGTTTTGCTCGATAATCCCAAGGCCCTGGTGCTTCGCCACGACCCACAGACGCGGGAAGTGAGCTTCAACGAACGCTTTATTGCTTTTGCCCGCTATTGGGGCTTTACTCCACGGGCCTGCGCCCCTTACCGCGCCCGCACCAAGGGCAAGGACGAATCCGGAGTCAAGTACGTTAAGCGCAACGCCATCGCCGGGCGCAGTTTCGCAAGCTGGGAGGAGTTGCAATCCCACTTGACCCGCTGGATGCGCGAGGTCGCCGATGTGCGTGTGCATGGCACCACCGGCGAACGACCCATCGAGCGTTTTGAGCGCGACGAGCGCAAAGCGCTACGGCCTCTGAATGGGCGCCCGCCCTTCCAACAAAGCCGCGAGTTGCGCCGGAGGGTTGCCAGCGACGCCTGTGTCGAGGCGGATACCAACGCTTACAGTGTCCCTTGGCGCCTGATCGGCCAGCAGGTCAGCGTTCAGATTGCTGAAACCGAACTTGTCGTCTTCCAAGGCACTCAAGAAGTTGCCCGGCATCCTGTCTGTGCCGGGCGCAGACAGCGGGTGATCAATCCCAGCCATCTGGTCGGCATTGTCGGTATGGCGCCACGTGCGCTTGTTGCTTCAGATCCGCCGGATCTTCCACGGCCCCCGCAGCCAAGCCCTTTGCTGCGGCCGCTAGCTGAGTACGAGGCGGTGGCAGGAGGTGCGTGGTGA